In a genomic window of Trichoderma atroviride chromosome 4, complete sequence:
- a CDS encoding uncharacterized protein (EggNog:ENOG41), giving the protein MGSPPMTMSDATSPMSLPVYTTAPQPISLLSESAPSIHEPSYLPPFSPHLQEPAYAPSYQQPLQSNYPMSMDYPANYPSSSPYSLSHSSIQSAGHDSGMMYRMPALQGGGSNGSNGSSTSQDSSGHVRVVQNRPKPRCWEHGCNGRQFSTFSNLLRHQREKSGQAAKATCPNCGAEFTRTTARNGHLLHDKCKQRRNT; this is encoded by the exons ATGGGCTCACCACCAATGACAATGTCGGATGCTACCAGTCCCATGTCTCTTCCTGTTTACACAACGGCTCCCCAGCCCATCTCCCTTTTGAGCGAGTCTGCTCCCTCAATTCACGAGCCATCGTATCTCCCTCCTTTCAGCCCGCATCTGCAAGAGCCGGCATACGCTCCTTCATACCAGCAGCCACT GCAATCAAACTACCCCATGTCAATGGATTACCCAGCCAACTACCCTTCATCAAGCCCTTACAG CCTCTCTCACTCATCCATTCAATCTGCGGGTCACGACAGCGGTATGATGTACCGTATGCCCGCCTTACAAGGAggtggcagcaacggcagcaacggcagctcTACCAGCCAAGACAGCTCAGGCCACGTCCGCGTGGTGCAGAACCGCCCAAAGCCCCGTTGCTGGGAGCACGGCTGCAACGGCAGGCAGTTTTCGACCTTTAGCAACCTCCTCCGACACCAGCGAGAAAAGtctggccaagcagccaaggccaCTTGCCCCAACTGCGGCGCCGAATTCACAAGAACTACGGCGCGAAACGGC